One Esox lucius isolate fEsoLuc1 chromosome 1, fEsoLuc1.pri, whole genome shotgun sequence genomic region harbors:
- the gdpd4a gene encoding glycerophosphodiester phosphodiesterase domain-containing protein 5 isoform X2: MGFWFPWSLVLLVIAAALFTYISLLLVLALCLLSEGQRLYLHWSHKMGIVVTLAFSVSAMAVLSEVWSTEWKTLLLSLQVTAPFLHVGGVSFMTLLSWPIALYFFRMNKRVRQACLLSVYIVALFSFYLVPLAMYSPCIRADGTLGPKPTLLGHRGAPMLAPENTLMSFESALEAGVDGLKTDVTISADGVPFVMHDLTLQRTTNVEEVFPNRTHVPAALFTWADIQQLNAGAWFLSRDPFGTVSSLSPEQRAQAANQTVPSLADVLNLASQAGKTVLFDLRQPPPGHPHRDNYLNITLDLIHTHINSSQVLWLPSEQREKIQQMDPELQQTAGQSASIEELHNNHITTLNLHYSTMSLQQISKYRPVNISVNLYVVNEPWLYSVAWCSGASSVTTNNLLLRDVHTPLLLVSPGQYSLLWVLTDLVSAALIICLFIFHWWRERGLHFWSGSRQTHETGPYSKFRTELSDVWSVSSGNVRTELRTPSTLHLPTINEE; this comes from the exons ATGGGATTCTGGTTTCCCTGGTCTCTGGTGCTGCTTGTTATTGCTGCTGCTCTGTTCACCTACATCTCTCTGCTGCTG GTACTGGCATTGTGTTTGCTGTCTGAGGGACAGAGACTGTATCTTCACTGGAGTCACAAG ATGGGGATTGTGGTGACCCTGGCGTTCTCAGTCAGTGCCATGGCCGTTCTCTCCGAGGTCTGGAGTACAGAGTGGAagactctcctcctctccctgcag GTGACAGCTCCCTTCCTTCATGTAGGTGGGGTTTCATTCATGACTCTCCTGTCCTGGCCAATAGCGCTATACTTCTTTCGCATGAACAAAAGAG TGCGTCAGGCGTGCCTGTTGAGTGTGTACATTGTTGCATTGTTCAGTTTCTACCTGGTTCCCCTGGCCATGTATTCTCCCTGCATCAGGGCAGATGGAACCCTGGGGCCCAAACCAACCCTCCTCGGACACAGAGGAGCTCCCATG CTGGCTCCAGAGAACACCCTAATGTCCTTTGAGAGTGCATTGGAGGCTGGAGTGGACGGGCTGAAGACTGATGTCACTATCAG TGCTGATGGTGTTCCATTTGTGATGCATGACCTGACTCTCCAGAGGACCACTAATGTAGAGGAGGTGTTTCCTAACAGAACACACGTACCTGCTGCCCTTTTCACCTGGGCTGACATACAGCAGCTCAACGCTggcgcctggttcctctct CGGGATCCATTTGGCACGGTGTCATCTCTGTCCCCAGAGCAACGAGCTCAAGCGGCCAATCAGACAGTTCCCTCCCTAGCAGATGTTCTGAACCTAGCCAGTCAGGCAGGCAAGACAGTGTTGTTTGACCTGAGACAACCTCCACCTGGACATCCTCACCGAGATAACTACCTCAACATCACCCTGGACCTCATTCACACGCACATCAACTCCAGCCAG GTGCTTTGGCTGCCGTCggagcagagagagaagatACAGCAGATGGATCCTGAGCTGCAGCAAACAGCTGGACAGAGTGCCTCTATAGAAGAACTACATAACAACCACATCACCACCCTCAACCTGCACTACAGTACTATGTCACTGCAGCAaatcag tAAGTACAGGCCGGTGAACATCAGTGTGAACCTGTACGTAGTGAATGAACCGTGGCTTTACTCTGTAGCCTGGTGCAGTGGAGCCTCCTCCGTGACCACCAACAACCTGCTGCTGAGGGACGTACACACGCCGCTGCTTCTGGTG AGTCCAGGGCAGTACAGTTTGCTGTGGGTTCTGACTGACTTGGTCTCGGCTGCCCTAATTATCTGTCTCTTCATATTCCACTG GTGGCGTGAGCGAGGCCTACATTTCTGGTCAGGCAGTCGACAGACACATGAAACAGGGCCTTATAGCAAGTTCAGGACAG AGCTCAGCGACGTCTGGTCCGTCTCCAGTGGGAACGTCAGGACGGAACTGCGGACCCCCAGTACCCTTCACCTCCCCACCATCAATGAGGAGTAA
- the gdpd4a gene encoding glycerophosphodiester phosphodiesterase domain-containing protein 5 isoform X1: MGFWFPWSLVLLVIAAALFTYISLLLVLALCLLSEGQRLYLHWSHKMGIVVTLAFSVSAMAVLSEVWSTEWKTLLLSLQVTAPFLHVGGVSFMTLLSWPIALYFFRMNKRVRQACLLSVYIVALFSFYLVPLAMYSPCIRADGTLGPKPTLLGHRGAPMLAPENTLMSFESALEAGVDGLKTDVTISADGVPFVMHDLTLQRTTNVEEVFPNRTHVPAALFTWADIQQLNAGAWFLSRDPFGTVSSLSPEQRAQAANQTVPSLADVLNLASQAGKTVLFDLRQPPPGHPHRDNYLNITLDLIHTHINSSQVLWLPSEQREKIQQMDPELQQTAGQSASIEELHNNHITTLNLHYSTMSLQQISKYRPVNISVNLYVVNEPWLYSVAWCSGASSVTTNNLLLRDVHTPLLLVSPGQYSLLWVLTDLVSAALIICLFIFHWWRERGLHFWSGSRQTHETGPYSKFRTDPVEKGWGRWNPFHSVSPTRTLISLPLDLNP, from the exons ATGGGATTCTGGTTTCCCTGGTCTCTGGTGCTGCTTGTTATTGCTGCTGCTCTGTTCACCTACATCTCTCTGCTGCTG GTACTGGCATTGTGTTTGCTGTCTGAGGGACAGAGACTGTATCTTCACTGGAGTCACAAG ATGGGGATTGTGGTGACCCTGGCGTTCTCAGTCAGTGCCATGGCCGTTCTCTCCGAGGTCTGGAGTACAGAGTGGAagactctcctcctctccctgcag GTGACAGCTCCCTTCCTTCATGTAGGTGGGGTTTCATTCATGACTCTCCTGTCCTGGCCAATAGCGCTATACTTCTTTCGCATGAACAAAAGAG TGCGTCAGGCGTGCCTGTTGAGTGTGTACATTGTTGCATTGTTCAGTTTCTACCTGGTTCCCCTGGCCATGTATTCTCCCTGCATCAGGGCAGATGGAACCCTGGGGCCCAAACCAACCCTCCTCGGACACAGAGGAGCTCCCATG CTGGCTCCAGAGAACACCCTAATGTCCTTTGAGAGTGCATTGGAGGCTGGAGTGGACGGGCTGAAGACTGATGTCACTATCAG TGCTGATGGTGTTCCATTTGTGATGCATGACCTGACTCTCCAGAGGACCACTAATGTAGAGGAGGTGTTTCCTAACAGAACACACGTACCTGCTGCCCTTTTCACCTGGGCTGACATACAGCAGCTCAACGCTggcgcctggttcctctct CGGGATCCATTTGGCACGGTGTCATCTCTGTCCCCAGAGCAACGAGCTCAAGCGGCCAATCAGACAGTTCCCTCCCTAGCAGATGTTCTGAACCTAGCCAGTCAGGCAGGCAAGACAGTGTTGTTTGACCTGAGACAACCTCCACCTGGACATCCTCACCGAGATAACTACCTCAACATCACCCTGGACCTCATTCACACGCACATCAACTCCAGCCAG GTGCTTTGGCTGCCGTCggagcagagagagaagatACAGCAGATGGATCCTGAGCTGCAGCAAACAGCTGGACAGAGTGCCTCTATAGAAGAACTACATAACAACCACATCACCACCCTCAACCTGCACTACAGTACTATGTCACTGCAGCAaatcag tAAGTACAGGCCGGTGAACATCAGTGTGAACCTGTACGTAGTGAATGAACCGTGGCTTTACTCTGTAGCCTGGTGCAGTGGAGCCTCCTCCGTGACCACCAACAACCTGCTGCTGAGGGACGTACACACGCCGCTGCTTCTGGTG AGTCCAGGGCAGTACAGTTTGCTGTGGGTTCTGACTGACTTGGTCTCGGCTGCCCTAATTATCTGTCTCTTCATATTCCACTG GTGGCGTGAGCGAGGCCTACATTTCTGGTCAGGCAGTCGACAGACACATGAAACAGGGCCTTATAGCAAGTTCAGGACAG ATCCCGTGGAGAAGGGATGGGGTCGATGGAATCCCTTCCATTCAGTGTCTCCCACCAGAaccctcatctctctcccactgGACCTCAATCCATGA